One genomic window of Panulirus ornatus isolate Po-2019 chromosome 14, ASM3632096v1, whole genome shotgun sequence includes the following:
- the LOC139753466 gene encoding tyrosine-protein kinase Dnt-like, producing MYAPHRGPLGEGGDSLPVVYYVVPALAGLTLVVTIIIIVAYIRRRRLKRDRDHRILGVNDLGVKARPMTSSTLLRAATPNNNTYTLPSSVTINSYASLRKLTTPITPLTPMTPAHAHNHVSTTASLTPCSRESGSREVCEVSRDSGSRDTCQSSSSLSRSEVIVDPSAAELQERFRQMEVERQRVRLTAVAHEGSFGRVFRGWIQRDRPEQDQQVLIKTVTEGAPHEEVVALYREGTHLFNLYHRNVLTMVGISFADNSSPFLIYPFHGYHNLKLYLQEHRGGHLRAAELVELAVQAAHGLSFLHTANVLHGDVATRNCVVSEKLQLRITDAALSRDLFPTDYESVGSEPARPIKWMAYEAITDRVVSTASDVWSYGVLLWELTTLAQQPYVEVASCEMGEYLRDGYRLAQPLNCPDDLYKVMAFCWAIHPHDRPHAKLILDYLAAFHQQLNSFI from the exons ATGTACGCTCCTCACCGCGGACCGCTGGGTGAGGGGGGCGACTCCCTGCCCGTCGTGTACTACGTGGTGCCAGCACTGGCCGGCCTCACCCtcgtcgtcaccatcatcatcatcgtcgccTACATCAGGAGGAGGAGACTCAAGAGGGACAGAGACCACAGGATCCTTGG CGTGAACGACCTGGGTGTGAAGGCTCGACCCATGACCAGCTCGACGCTCCTGAGAGCCGCCACACCCAACAacaacacctacaccctcccttcctccgtcacCATCAACTCCTACGCCTCTCTCAGGAAGCTCACCACCCCGATCACGCCCCTCACGCCCATGACGCCCGCCCACGCCCACAACCACGTCTCTACGACGGCCTCTCTCACGCCCTGCAGTAGAGAGAGCGGGAGCAGGGAGGTCTGTGAAGTGAGCAGAGACAGCGGAAGCAGGGACACTTGTCAGTCTTCGAGTTCTCTCAGCCGATCTGAGGTCATAGTCGACCCCTCCGCTGCTGAGCTGCAAGAGAGGTTCAGGCAAATGGAG GTGGAACGGCAGCGGGTCCGCCTCACGGCCGTGGCCCACGAGGGGTCCTTCGGAAGGGTCTTCCGAGGGTGGATCCAACGAGATCGGCCAGAACAGGACCAGCAGGTGCTGATCAAGACTGTGACGGAGGGCGCCCCGCACGAGGAGGTGGTCGCCCTCTACAGGGAAGGGACACACCTTTTCAATCTCTACCACAGGAACGTCCTGACGATGGTGGGCATATCCTTCGCTGAtaattcttcccccttcctcatctACCCCTTCCATGGGTACCATAACCTCAAGCT gtacctTCAGGAGCACCGGGGCGGACACCTGAGGGCGGCGGAGCTGGTAGAGCTGGCGGTCCAGGCAGCCCAcggcctctccttcctccacacagccAACGTGCTCCATGGGGACGTCGCCACCAGGAACTGCGT cgtgagcgagaaactgcagctTCGCATCACCGACGCAGCGCTCTCCCGAGACCTCTTCCCGACAGACTACGAGTCAGTCGGGTCTGAGCCGGCCCGACCGATCAAATGGATGGCTTACGAAGCCATTACCGACAGGGTAGTGTCCACGGCCAGCGACGTG tggtCATACGGCGTCCTCCTGTGGGAGCTAACGACGCTGGCGCAGCAGCCTTACGTGGAAGTGGCGTCTTGCGAGATGGGAGAGTACCTCCGGGATGGCTACAGACTCGCCCAGCCCCTCAATTGCCCTGACGACCTGTACAAGGTAATGGCCTTCTGCTGGGCCATTCACCCCCACGATCGTCCTCACGCCAAGCTCATTCTCGACTACCTCGCAGCCTTCCATCAGCAGCTCAATAGCTTCATCTGA